The Streptomyces laurentii genome contains a region encoding:
- a CDS encoding subtilisin-like serine protease (Peptidase S8 family domain in ProteinaseK-like proteins; cd04077;~Peptidase inhibitor I9; pfam05922;~calcium binding site 1 [ion binding];~calcium binding site 2 [ion binding];~catalytic triad [active];~identified by MetaGeneAnnotator; putative;~subtilisin-like serine protease [Amycolatopsis orientalis HCCB10007]): MPESHSSPERRRAVRGAFLSTALTAAVAMTLVGSPAATAAVPEPTPSGGAVLQGFDAPNRVKDSYIVTLKEGQSVAPAADRLVRQHGGAVKHVYRTALNGFAVTMNEQAALAVAADPAVARVEADRTVKATDVQPNPPSWGLDRIDQAALLLDSSYTYAGRGENVHAYVIDTGILTTHSDFGGRAGWGTNTTGDGFDTDCAGHGTHVAGTTGGSTYGVAKGVKLVAVKVLGCDGSGSYAGVIAGVDWVTANAVKPAVANMSLGGSASSSLDDAITRSIASGVTYAVSAGNDNSDACSASPARTPSAITVGSTTSTDARSSFSNYGACVDLFAPGSAITSAWNSDNGATNTISGTSMASPHVAGDAALIASANPTWTPQEIRDAMVARATDGAVTSPGTGSPTSCCARRPRPSPTTSR; the protein is encoded by the coding sequence ATGCCTGAGTCACATTCTTCCCCTGAACGGCGGCGTGCCGTCCGCGGGGCGTTCCTCTCCACGGCCCTCACCGCCGCGGTGGCGATGACGCTGGTCGGTTCACCGGCGGCCACGGCCGCCGTCCCCGAACCGACACCCAGCGGCGGCGCAGTGCTCCAGGGCTTCGACGCCCCGAACCGCGTCAAGGACAGCTACATCGTCACCCTCAAGGAGGGGCAGTCCGTCGCGCCCGCCGCGGACCGGCTCGTCCGGCAGCACGGCGGCGCGGTGAAACACGTCTACCGCACAGCGCTGAACGGTTTCGCCGTCACCATGAACGAGCAGGCCGCCCTCGCCGTGGCCGCCGACCCGGCCGTCGCCCGCGTCGAGGCCGACCGGACGGTCAAGGCCACCGACGTGCAGCCCAACCCGCCGTCGTGGGGCTTGGACCGCATCGACCAGGCAGCGCTGCTACTGGACTCGTCCTACACCTACGCGGGTAGGGGAGAGAACGTCCACGCCTACGTCATCGACACCGGCATCCTCACCACCCACAGTGACTTCGGCGGCCGGGCCGGCTGGGGCACCAACACCACCGGAGACGGCTTCGACACCGACTGCGCCGGCCACGGCACGCACGTGGCCGGTACCACCGGAGGCAGCACGTACGGCGTCGCCAAGGGTGTGAAGCTCGTCGCCGTCAAGGTGCTCGGCTGCGACGGCAGCGGCAGTTACGCGGGCGTCATCGCCGGCGTCGACTGGGTGACCGCCAACGCCGTCAAGCCGGCGGTGGCCAACATGAGCCTCGGCGGCTCCGCCAGCAGCTCCCTCGACGACGCCATCACACGCTCCATCGCCTCCGGCGTCACCTACGCGGTCTCCGCGGGCAACGACAACTCCGACGCGTGCTCGGCGTCACCCGCCCGTACACCGTCGGCGATCACCGTCGGCTCCACCACCTCCACCGACGCCCGTTCCTCGTTCTCCAACTACGGCGCCTGCGTGGACCTCTTCGCGCCCGGCAGCGCCATCACCTCGGCGTGGAACTCCGACAACGGCGCCACCAACACCATCAGCGGTACCTCCATGGCCAGCCCGCACGTCGCGGGTGACGCCGCGCTGATCGCCTCCGCCAACCCGACCTGGACGCCGCAGGAGATCCGCGACGCCATGGTCGCCCGGGCCACGGACGGCGCGGTCACCTCCCCTGGTACCGGCTCCCCAACAAGCTGCTGCGCGCGACGGCCGCGGCCGTCGCCAACGACTTCACGGTGA
- a CDS encoding pfkB domain containing protein (1-phosphofructokinase (FruK), minor 6-phosphofructokinase (pfkB) and related sugar kinases. FruK plays an important role in the predominant pathway for fructose utilisation.This group also contains tagatose-6-phophate kinase, an enzyme of the tagatose...; cd01164;~PfkB domain containing protein [Streptomyces sp. Mg1];~identified by MetaGeneAnnotator; putative): MVAALTLRLAAGDDPVEACALGVAVAAVSVLTPDTEPFDREVAESLCPAVRTRRQAGS; encoded by the coding sequence ATGGTGGCCGCACTCACCCTTCGACTGGCTGCGGGCGACGACCCGGTCGAGGCCTGTGCCCTCGGGGTGGCCGTGGCCGCCGTATCAGTGCTCACCCCCGACACCGAACCGTTCGATCGAGAGGTGGCCGAGTCCCTCTGCCCCGCAGTGCGGACAAGACGGCAAGCCGGCTCATGA
- a CDS encoding hypothetical protein (identified by MetaGeneAnnotator; putative;~sequence version:1) — translation MRCGSHRTGTPESPAFPARPYDLIKEVTIALVLVALLTAGLAALFSSPDERPVTLGSWSRADSADFTTTAVSELGGTSATAEYGPPYNHTPGAGQKIGPIGLQSLAGVRVPIDTANDFVIQPLRQAPEPPLVTDALTAWSAAPASRQQAWTSAYSDALGKAPDSDPAHVAPGDYGPVPVLTARLLELAQSGALDGELLTEGGKFYQTDYTRPLLFLGDGSYFADLAQSRHLTGDQWGMMNETGNYPGQPWLWLYTFWYQIDPFKSSDNADALIWGLMALLSLVLVLVPFIPGIRSIPRWTRVYRLIWRDYYRAQQRSPR, via the coding sequence ATGAGGTGCGGAAGCCATCGGACCGGCACACCGGAGTCGCCGGCGTTCCCGGCCCGGCCCTACGACCTGATCAAAGAGGTCACCATCGCGCTGGTCCTGGTCGCCCTGCTGACCGCCGGCCTTGCCGCGCTGTTCTCCTCCCCCGACGAGCGGCCCGTCACCCTCGGCTCGTGGTCGCGCGCCGACTCGGCCGACTTCACCACCACGGCAGTGTCCGAACTCGGCGGCACCAGCGCCACCGCGGAGTACGGCCCCCCGTACAACCACACGCCCGGAGCCGGACAGAAGATCGGGCCGATCGGCCTGCAAAGCCTCGCCGGGGTGCGCGTACCGATCGACACCGCAAACGACTTCGTGATCCAACCCCTGCGCCAAGCCCCCGAACCACCCTTGGTCACCGACGCCCTCACCGCCTGGAGCGCAGCGCCCGCGAGCCGGCAGCAGGCGTGGACCTCCGCCTACTCCGACGCGCTCGGCAAAGCACCGGACAGCGACCCCGCACATGTGGCCCCCGGCGACTACGGCCCAGTCCCGGTCCTCACCGCCCGGCTGCTGGAACTGGCCCAGTCGGGCGCGTTGGACGGCGAACTGCTCACCGAGGGAGGGAAGTTCTATCAGACCGACTACACTCGCCCGCTGCTCTTCCTCGGCGACGGCAGCTACTTCGCCGACCTCGCCCAGAGCCGGCACCTGACCGGCGATCAGTGGGGCATGATGAACGAGACCGGCAACTATCCCGGCCAGCCCTGGCTGTGGCTCTACACCTTCTGGTACCAGATCGACCCGTTCAAGAGTTCCGACAATGCCGACGCCCTGATCTGGGGACTGATGGCCCTGCTGAGCCTGGTCCTGGTCCTGGTCCCCTTCATCCCCGGAATCCGGTCGATCCCGCGCTGGACACGGGTGTACCGGCTCATCTGGCGCGACTACTACCGCGCCCAGCAGCGGTCACCCCGCTGA
- a CDS encoding cytochrome b/b6 domain-containing protein (Cytochrome b (N-terminus)/b6/petB: Cytochrome b isa subunit of cytochrome bc1, an 11-subunit mitochondrial respiratory enzyme. Cytochrome b spans the mitochondrial membrane with 8 transmembrane helices (A-H) in eukaryotes. In plants and cyanobacteria; cl00859;~PFAM: Cytochrome b/b6 domain; KEGG: ace:Acel_1781 hypothetical protein;~Qi binding site;~cytochrome b/b6 domain-containing protein [Acidimicrobium ferrooxidans DSM10331];~heme bH binding site [chemical binding];~heme bL binding site [chemical binding];~identified by MetaGeneAnnotator; putative;~interchain domain interface [polypeptide binding];~intrachain domain interface;~type strain of Acidimicrobium ferrooxidans), producing MSGTAPAPEHGWTAALRRRLVAALPPEKLLPDTQPAYMASWVYVFGVLTVSSLVVVLVSGGLLALKGPAWWHVSSVGKYVNSLHLWSVELFMFVLVLHLWAKFFMAAWRGRRALTWVTGAIAFLTSIGTAFSGYLVQQNFDSQWISDQAKDGMNAVGIGAFWNVLDFGQMLMWHIVLFPLGLCLLSGWHVLLVRMRGIVPPIDALTPGPDRAPSGQEGRA from the coding sequence ATGAGCGGCACCGCCCCGGCCCCCGAACACGGCTGGACCGCGGCGCTGCGCCGCCGACTGGTCGCGGCGCTGCCGCCGGAGAAGCTGCTGCCCGACACTCAGCCGGCCTACATGGCGTCCTGGGTCTACGTCTTCGGCGTCCTCACGGTCTCCTCGCTGGTCGTGGTGCTGGTCAGCGGGGGTCTGCTGGCCCTGAAGGGTCCCGCGTGGTGGCACGTCTCCTCGGTGGGGAAGTACGTGAACAGCCTGCACCTGTGGAGCGTCGAGCTGTTCATGTTCGTCCTGGTGCTCCATCTGTGGGCGAAGTTCTTCATGGCCGCGTGGCGCGGCCGCAGGGCCCTGACCTGGGTCACCGGGGCGATCGCGTTCCTCACCTCCATCGGCACGGCGTTCTCCGGCTACCTGGTGCAGCAGAACTTCGACTCGCAGTGGATCTCGGACCAGGCCAAGGACGGCATGAACGCGGTCGGCATCGGCGCGTTCTGGAACGTCCTCGACTTCGGCCAGATGCTGATGTGGCACATCGTGCTGTTCCCCCTCGGGCTCTGCCTGCTCAGCGGATGGCACGTGTTGCTGGTGCGCATGCGCGGCATCGTGCCGCCCATCGACGCCCTCACACCCGGCCCGGACAGGGCCCCGTCCGGGCAGGAGGGCCGGGCATGA
- a CDS encoding hypothetical protein (identified by MetaGeneAnnotator; putative;~sequence version:1), which translates to MVGSRHELAGPPAAPVDLNGTGHYVHWGVVQISVANLVVIALMVLVFVLALLLPFPHGRKRG; encoded by the coding sequence ATGGTCGGATCCAGGCACGAGCTCGCAGGCCCACCGGCCGCGCCGGTCGACCTCAACGGCACCGGGCACTACGTCCACTGGGGCGTGGTGCAGATCTCCGTCGCCAACCTCGTGGTGATCGCCCTGATGGTGCTGGTCTTCGTACTCGCACTGCTGCTGCCCTTCCCGCACGGACGGAAGCGCGGATGA
- a CDS encoding hypothetical protein (identified by MetaGeneAnnotator; putative;~sequence version:1) — MSGHSRCRWRRRCTRADPLAAHLRDELGHSEHTAAWPPQAAIASASGFLAGGLVPSLGLLATTTTGRLWLIVAVSLCGPAVAGLLAARVAGTTLLRPMRCVGCGPAMAVTAAVGRLAHASGI; from the coding sequence GTGTCCGGCCACTCGCGCTGCAGGTGGCGCAGGCGCTGCACGAGGGCCGACCCTCTGGCGGCGCACCTGCGCGACGAGCTCGGCCACAGCGAGCACACCGCCGCCTGGCCGCCCCAGGCGGCCATCGCCTCCGCGAGCGGCTTCCTCGCCGGTGGACTCGTGCCATCCCTGGGGCTGCTGGCGACAACCACCACCGGCCGTCTGTGGCTGATCGTCGCCGTCAGTCTGTGCGGTCCGGCCGTCGCCGGCCTGCTCGCCGCCCGCGTGGCCGGCACCACGCTCCTGCGCCCGATGCGGTGCGTCGGCTGCGGACCGGCGATGGCCGTCACCGCCGCGGTCGGCCGGCTCGCCCACGCGTCCGGCATCTGA
- a CDS encoding hypothetical protein (identified by MetaGeneAnnotator; putative;~sequence version:1): MTSGFPAFLELAEKFPGGKDQVFAVVVGPAENVTEKRDQLAPVARVVTEEQGGAVAAALGVKGYPAFALPDSSGSVRAAGTMVQDVSMASAGAA; this comes from the coding sequence GTGACGAGCGGCTTTCCAGCTTTCCTCGAGCTCGCTGAGAAGTTCCCGGGCGGCAAGGACCAGGTGTTCGCGGTAGTCGTCGGCCCGGCGGAGAACGTGACCGAGAAGCGGGACCAGCTCGCCCCGGTGGCGCGCGTCGTCACGGAGGAGCAGGGTGGAGCGGTCGCCGCCGCACTCGGTGTGAAGGGGTATCCGGCTTTCGCGCTCCCGGATTCCTCGGGCTCGGTCAGGGCCGCCGGAACCATGGTGCAGGACGTGAGCATGGCGTCCGCCGGAGCTGCCTGA
- a CDS encoding hypothetical protein (identified by MetaGeneAnnotator; putative;~sequence version:1) produces the protein MSILITLVALVGVLGILNMIFTFGVVRRLREHTEMLTARNRVQGSGPKVMLGEGETVGAFTAVTVEGATLTQDDLADSTALVGAFAYGRSSCDERLSSFPRAR, from the coding sequence TTGTCCATACTCATCACCCTTGTAGCGCTGGTCGGGGTTCTGGGAATCCTCAACATGATCTTCACCTTCGGCGTGGTACGCCGGCTCCGTGAGCACACCGAGATGCTGACCGCGCGGAACAGGGTCCAGGGTTCCGGCCCCAAGGTGATGCTCGGCGAAGGGGAGACGGTCGGTGCCTTCACGGCGGTGACCGTCGAAGGTGCCACGCTGACGCAGGACGACCTGGCTGACTCGACCGCTCTGGTCGGCGCGTTCGCCTACGGACGCTCGTCCTGTGACGAGCGGCTTTCCAGCTTTCCTCGAGCTCGCTGA
- a CDS encoding hypothetical protein (identified by MetaGeneAnnotator; putative;~sequence version:1), producing the protein MTVSAIVAGCQVFIGVVFLISFIGKVRTRERYADFVKAAGELAAGLPAKASAPMVVAAEAAIVILVAIPATAVAGFVLASALLLAFTASILVAVRRRRRVLCQCFGTSSVPVGPVHVLRNLVLPAGAATGAVLSTSSSASPNPTALVTVVLCAAVLTWITLRTDDTAELFRSTT; encoded by the coding sequence ATGACGGTCTCCGCCATAGTCGCCGGTTGCCAGGTGTTCATCGGCGTGGTCTTCCTCATCTCCTTCATCGGAAAGGTCCGGACGCGCGAGCGGTACGCGGACTTCGTGAAGGCGGCGGGAGAGCTGGCAGCCGGGTTGCCGGCGAAAGCCTCGGCCCCGATGGTGGTGGCGGCCGAAGCCGCGATCGTCATCCTCGTGGCGATACCGGCGACAGCCGTGGCGGGGTTCGTCCTGGCATCCGCCCTGCTCCTCGCGTTCACAGCAAGCATCCTCGTGGCGGTCCGACGCAGGCGACGTGTTCTCTGCCAGTGCTTCGGAACCTCGTCGGTCCCGGTAGGACCGGTGCACGTGCTGCGCAATCTCGTTCTGCCGGCAGGTGCGGCCACCGGAGCGGTGCTGTCGACGAGTTCGTCCGCGTCCCCGAACCCGACCGCTCTCGTGACGGTGGTCCTGTGTGCCGCCGTCCTCACCTGGATCACACTCCGCACCGACGACACAGCCGAGCTATTTCGATCTACCACCTAA
- a CDS encoding hypothetical protein (identified by MetaGeneAnnotator; putative;~sequence version:1), whose translation MTRISGQLLGPLIRAVDWTPVAAVASVSVGLALATTPGSPVEPDNAAITLRMAGVLLGAAAGFALVDTASATTMVVPVPRWLRQWLRLLLVAAPIAAVWAGTFLILSVRLAEGAELAAPGLATEAIVCLLTGLACTAFVVRQRPERLAAVIGAAVLLGLAVITLPWFEAVWPYPGSPRWDKVHQVWLAVLPVPLVGLFLAHREVSR comes from the coding sequence GTGACGCGTATCTCCGGCCAGCTGCTCGGACCGCTGATCCGGGCGGTCGACTGGACTCCCGTGGCAGCGGTTGCCTCGGTCTCGGTCGGCCTCGCGCTGGCCACGACCCCGGGCTCCCCGGTAGAGCCTGACAACGCCGCGATCACGCTGAGGATGGCCGGGGTGCTTCTCGGCGCTGCCGCCGGCTTCGCGCTGGTGGACACGGCCTCCGCCACGACGATGGTGGTTCCGGTACCGCGCTGGCTGCGGCAGTGGCTCCGGCTGTTGCTCGTGGCCGCCCCCATCGCCGCCGTCTGGGCGGGCACGTTCCTCATCCTGTCGGTCCGGCTCGCCGAAGGCGCGGAGCTGGCAGCCCCCGGGCTGGCCACGGAGGCGATCGTCTGTCTGCTGACAGGACTCGCCTGCACCGCGTTCGTCGTGCGGCAGCGGCCCGAGCGGCTCGCCGCGGTGATCGGGGCGGCGGTGCTCCTGGGCCTCGCCGTCATCACGCTGCCTTGGTTCGAAGCGGTCTGGCCGTATCCCGGCAGTCCTCGGTGGGACAAGGTGCATCAGGTCTGGCTGGCCGTGCTGCCCGTCCCGCTGGTGGGGCTGTTCCTCGCGCACAGGGAGGTATCTCGATGA
- a CDS encoding hypothetical protein (identified by MetaGeneAnnotator; putative;~sequence version:1): MRSNQWWRRSRKARERLPGIVQRAPAGVLDPAVADKSILTTTSWGRNGAERGSRRALAAQMAAAASGFPWGTQRGGGPQGCDARGQARTVVALWLIGQVERPVAATSTRTSIRTGDGKQKVMEVPRSDLGSVDYGSSELAYANQLLEQSGARERIWANWTVLTAPTTTVDQALPLLELDRAAAETPKGSPCE, translated from the coding sequence ATGCGGTCGAACCAGTGGTGGCGGCGGTCCCGGAAGGCGCGCGAGCGGCTGCCCGGCATCGTCCAGCGCGCCCCCGCCGGGGTCCTCGATCCTGCGGTCGCCGACAAGAGCATCCTGACGACGACGTCCTGGGGGCGCAACGGAGCGGAACGCGGTTCCCGGCGGGCGCTGGCCGCGCAGATGGCCGCAGCGGCCAGTGGCTTCCCGTGGGGAACCCAGCGCGGCGGGGGCCCACAGGGCTGCGACGCCCGAGGGCAGGCGCGCACCGTCGTGGCCCTGTGGCTGATCGGCCAGGTGGAGCGGCCGGTCGCTGCCACGAGCACGCGTACGTCCATTCGTACGGGCGACGGCAAGCAGAAGGTGATGGAGGTGCCGCGCTCCGACCTCGGATCCGTGGACTACGGATCCTCCGAACTCGCCTATGCGAACCAGCTGTTGGAGCAGTCCGGGGCCCGTGAACGAATCTGGGCGAACTGGACCGTACTGACTGCCCCCACCACAACCGTCGATCAGGCGCTGCCGTTGCTGGAACTGGACCGGGCCGCCGCCGAGACACCGAAGGGATCGCCGTGCGAGTGA
- a CDS encoding DNA polymerase I (identified by MetaGeneAnnotator; putative;~sequence version:1) yields the protein MAAAGARLRVRDDLLAAVAGLAAADTAVSSGSTTTVGPNGVSTSSGTSVNTSNGPGFTISETTHEVVAGVAGFSMTDTNVTISFN from the coding sequence GTGGCTGCCGCAGGAGCTCGGCTTCGGGTCCGGGATGACCTGCTGGCGGCGGTTGCGGGACTGGCCGCCGCCGACACCGCCGTCTCCTCGGGCTCGACCACCACCGTCGGCCCCAACGGTGTGTCGACCAGCTCCGGGACGAGCGTCAACACCTCGAATGGCCCCGGCTTCACCATCTCCGAGACGACGCACGAAGTCGTGGCTGGCGTCGCTGGTTTCAGCATGACCGACACCAACGTGACCATCAGCTTCAACTGA
- a CDS encoding hypothetical protein (identified by MetaGeneAnnotator; putative;~sequence version:1) produces MYLKMYGERDGTARTHAGETQVAGGWRDFAEARDELSGWLDARASAKLATAFQVVFDTTSELVDADTGEAPGTAVESFEAMVPRHEPAAAIAALFELTPPLDSDADEEWRGPCSWGGSAPSARSLARWPVAPRRGPARKRIVATSGSDDQGGDDPAHPRTPCRAACAPEPRRLPGNPPLNERQGLLASWSAGPPANLS; encoded by the coding sequence GTGTACTTGAAGATGTACGGCGAGCGGGACGGTACGGCCCGTACGCACGCCGGGGAGACCCAGGTGGCTGGGGGCTGGCGGGACTTCGCCGAGGCCCGGGACGAGCTGAGCGGGTGGTTGGACGCGCGGGCCTCGGCGAAGCTCGCGACCGCGTTCCAGGTCGTCTTCGACACCACGAGCGAGCTGGTCGACGCCGACACCGGCGAGGCCCCCGGCACGGCGGTGGAGAGCTTCGAGGCGATGGTGCCCCGGCACGAGCCGGCCGCCGCGATCGCCGCGCTGTTCGAGCTGACGCCGCCGCTGGACTCCGACGCGGACGAGGAGTGGCGCGGTCCATGCTCGTGGGGCGGTTCGGCACCGTCCGCCCGTTCCTTGGCGAGGTGGCCAGTAGCACCTCGCCGCGGGCCGGCCAGGAAACGGATCGTCGCCACCTCAGGGAGCGATGACCAAGGCGGCGACGATCCAGCACATCCCCGTACACCATGCCGGGCGGCCTGCGCCCCGGAGCCCCGGCGCCTGCCGGGAAACCCACCGCTCAACGAGCGTCAGGGCCTTCTCGCATCGTGGTCAGCCGGCCCGCCCGCCAATCTCAGTTGA
- a CDS encoding aldehyde dehydrogenase (Aldehyde dehydrogenase family; pfam00171;~PFAM: Aldehyde Dehydrogenase_; KEGG: mex:Mext_3423 aldehyde dehydrogenase;~Ralstonia eutrophus NAD+-dependent acetaldehyde dehydrogenase II-like; cd07116;~aldehyde dehydrogenase [Methylobacterium sp. 4-46];~identified by MetaGeneAnnotator; putative) produces MIKPLYVRHHSWSAAFRFYGVSSNSAHAAFGGYKQSGVGRETHKMMLEHYQQTKNLLVSYSPKKLGFF; encoded by the coding sequence GTGATCAAGCCACTCTACGTCCGTCATCATTCCTGGTCAGCCGCCTTCCGCTTCTACGGAGTTTCATCAAACTCCGCACACGCCGCCTTCGGCGGATACAAGCAGTCGGGCGTGGGCCGCGAGACCCACAAGATGATGCTGGAGCACTACCAGCAGACGAAGAACCTCCTGGTCAGCTACTCGCCGAAGAAGCTCGGGTTCTTCTAG
- a CDS encoding methionine synthase vitamin-B12 independent (CIMS - Cobalamine-independent methonine synthase, or MetE, C-terminal domain_like. Many members have been characterized as 5-methyltetrahydropteroyltriglutamate-homocysteine methyltransferases, EC:2.1.1.14, mostly from bacteria and plants. This enzyme...; cd03311;~identified by MetaGeneAnnotator; putative;~methionine synthase vitamin-B12 independent [Streptomyces sp. AA4];~substrate binding site [chemical binding]), whose product MASEGFRASGPGAPTPGLREPVREVFVGVTDPCDPRVETAEEVRDRVLRAARYIPVDQADDRSTSREVAFAKIRARVKGTKLAAAVLAGG is encoded by the coding sequence GTGGCCTCGGAGGGTTTCCGGGCATCCGGGCCAGGCGCTCCCACCCCCGGGCTGCGTGAGCCAGTCCGGGAGGTGTTCGTCGGCGTCACCGATCCGTGCGATCCGCGAGTGGAGACCGCGGAGGAGGTCCGCGACCGGGTGCTTCGTGCGGCCCGCTACATTCCGGTGGACCAGGCGGACGACCGGTCGACCAGCCGCGAGGTGGCGTTCGCCAAGATCCGGGCCCGCGTCAAAGGCACCAAGCTGGCTGCGGCCGTCCTCGCAGGCGGCTGA
- a CDS encoding major facilitator superfamily MFS_1 (identified by MetaGeneAnnotator; putative;~sequence version:1), producing the protein MSASGSARLPRTPAFWLVTAVLLVMMFAAAAPSPLYVVYQAHWDFSAGVLTAVFAVYALFLLLALVTVGGLSDFLGRKPVILGSVLLEAVSMLLFAEAHSVGWLFAARAVQGLATGAATGALAAALVDLQPPHRPGLGAFANGAASHGGLAVGAVGAGLLVEYGPAPRILVFALLLAGLVLTALALPLIPETATRRPGALTSLTPRIRVPRQARGAFLTALPALIAVWALGGLYLSLAPSLTASVLHSTNHLVGALAIATLTAAGALGSIAMRGRPARLTLLLGCTTLAAGTLGTLAATLLHHRPAPAGTHPARPATEAPAEHASSS; encoded by the coding sequence ATGTCCGCTTCCGGTTCGGCCCGTCTGCCCCGCACCCCGGCGTTCTGGCTGGTCACCGCCGTGCTGCTGGTGATGATGTTCGCCGCCGCGGCACCCTCCCCGCTCTACGTCGTCTACCAGGCCCACTGGGACTTCTCGGCCGGCGTGCTGACCGCCGTCTTCGCGGTGTACGCGCTGTTCCTGCTGCTCGCCCTGGTCACCGTCGGCGGCCTGTCCGACTTCCTCGGCCGCAAACCCGTCATCCTCGGCTCCGTCCTCCTCGAAGCCGTCTCGATGCTGCTGTTCGCCGAAGCCCACTCGGTCGGCTGGCTGTTCGCCGCCCGCGCCGTCCAGGGCCTGGCCACCGGAGCCGCCACCGGCGCACTCGCCGCCGCCCTGGTCGACCTCCAGCCGCCCCACCGGCCCGGACTCGGCGCCTTCGCCAACGGCGCGGCCTCGCACGGCGGACTCGCCGTCGGCGCCGTCGGCGCCGGCCTGCTCGTGGAGTACGGCCCCGCCCCGCGAATCCTGGTGTTCGCCCTGCTCCTGGCCGGCCTCGTCCTCACCGCCCTCGCCCTGCCCCTGATACCCGAGACCGCCACCCGCCGCCCCGGCGCACTCACCTCGCTGACCCCCCGCATCCGGGTGCCCCGCCAGGCACGCGGCGCGTTCCTCACCGCACTGCCCGCCCTGATCGCCGTCTGGGCCCTGGGCGGCCTCTACCTCTCCCTCGCCCCCTCGCTCACCGCCTCGGTCCTGCACTCGACCAACCACCTGGTCGGCGCCCTCGCCATCGCCACCCTGACCGCCGCCGGCGCGCTCGGCTCGATCGCCATGCGCGGCCGCCCCGCCCGCCTCACCCTGCTGCTCGGCTGCACCACCCTCGCCGCCGGCACGCTCGGCACCCTCGCCGCCACGCTGCTCCACCACCGCCCCGCACCGGCCGGCACCCACCCCGCCCGCCCGGCGACCGAGGCACCGGCCGAGCACGCGAGCAGCAGCTGA